Proteins encoded in a region of the Chryseobacterium piperi genome:
- a CDS encoding ABC transporter ATP-binding protein codes for MITLNKISKVYRTEDVQTSALSQVDLTISKGEFLAIMGPSGCGKSTLLNILGLLDFSTSGSYQFNELEITSLSERKKSEVRKQNIGFIFQNFNLIDELTVYENIELPLIYNGISSSERKKRVEEIMEKINIRHRAKHYPQQLSGGQQQRVAVARALVTKPKLILADEPTGNLDSTNGNEVMNLLAELHREGSTIVMVTHSSYDASFSSRIVNMKDGEIFNEEYAVKRTDVFDKAKPEDYAVNE; via the coding sequence ATGATAACATTAAATAAAATATCTAAAGTATACCGAACCGAAGATGTACAGACCTCAGCGCTCAGCCAGGTTGACCTTACCATTAGCAAAGGAGAATTTTTAGCCATAATGGGACCTTCGGGCTGTGGAAAATCTACTTTACTTAATATTCTTGGATTACTGGATTTTTCCACCTCCGGATCTTATCAGTTCAATGAACTGGAAATTACCAGCTTATCCGAAAGAAAAAAATCTGAAGTAAGGAAGCAAAACATAGGTTTCATTTTCCAAAACTTTAATCTGATTGATGAACTGACAGTATACGAGAATATAGAGCTCCCTTTAATTTATAATGGAATCTCCTCATCCGAAAGAAAGAAACGAGTAGAAGAAATTATGGAGAAAATCAATATCAGACACCGTGCAAAACACTATCCTCAACAATTATCCGGAGGACAGCAGCAAAGAGTGGCTGTCGCCAGAGCCCTCGTTACCAAACCTAAACTTATCCTGGCCGATGAACCTACAGGAAATCTGGACAGTACTAACGGAAATGAAGTGATGAACCTTTTGGCAGAACTTCATCGCGAAGGCTCAACCATTGTAATGGTAACCCACTCTTCTTATGATGCCAGTTTTTCTTCCCGTATTGTGAACATGAAAGACGGAGAAATATTTAATGAAGAATATGCCGTAAAAAGGACAGATGTTTTCGATAAGGCAAAGCCTGAAGATTATGCCGTAAATGAATAA
- a CDS encoding sensor histidine kinase: MKTQFYFFQVIILLLCLVFGILAFDFYESKKWMTALLLFSLSLSMIVLNIQHSQRFGKEAKQILDAIEHKDFSLFPDKKQKHPLKQQAVNLYYQEKEKNIDLLSFKILYENILNQLDIGIMILKEDRNDWEIFYSNQKFIEILKVPKYNKWSYYEEKIPDFFKLIKETNFRESQDFMEVSINQSGFQTYSVRTTRLETPREDFYIISLESVQRIIERKEKMAWNNLMKVISHELLNTLTPINSLIRNMEYITDQESISTDDQDEMKESLRIVNNKSEQLLTFVNNYRQVAELPKPKIQKVFIKPVIEKVLRLMESEFQNKKITLTTNIREYQIMADEKMLERSLINLLTNALHAIEEIDDGKIIIHTDQQNTRTVIRIEDNGIGINEQISDKIFLPFFTTRTNGSGIGLTLTKSIMDAHHGYITFRKQERGSVFELWFV; this comes from the coding sequence ATGAAAACACAATTTTATTTTTTTCAAGTAATTATTTTATTGCTATGCCTTGTCTTTGGGATCTTAGCTTTTGATTTCTATGAATCGAAAAAATGGATGACAGCGTTACTCCTTTTTTCTCTTTCACTTTCTATGATTGTTTTGAATATACAGCATTCTCAACGGTTCGGAAAAGAAGCGAAGCAAATCTTAGATGCTATTGAACATAAAGACTTTTCCTTATTTCCGGACAAAAAGCAAAAACATCCTTTGAAACAGCAGGCTGTTAATCTCTACTATCAGGAAAAAGAAAAGAATATTGATTTGTTATCTTTTAAGATTCTGTATGAAAATATTTTGAATCAGTTAGACATCGGAATTATGATCTTAAAGGAGGATCGTAATGACTGGGAGATTTTCTATTCTAATCAGAAATTCATAGAAATCCTGAAAGTTCCCAAATACAATAAGTGGAGTTATTATGAAGAGAAAATTCCGGATTTTTTTAAATTGATAAAGGAGACAAATTTTAGGGAAAGCCAGGACTTTATGGAAGTTTCCATTAATCAATCAGGATTTCAGACCTATTCTGTAAGAACCACACGTCTGGAAACTCCACGGGAAGATTTTTATATTATTTCGCTGGAATCGGTACAAAGAATTATAGAACGTAAAGAAAAAATGGCGTGGAATAACCTGATGAAAGTAATTTCCCACGAGTTGCTGAATACACTAACGCCGATCAACAGCCTGATACGAAACATGGAATATATTACGGATCAGGAGAGTATTTCCACAGATGATCAGGATGAAATGAAAGAAAGCCTGAGAATTGTGAATAACAAGTCCGAACAGTTGCTGACTTTCGTTAATAATTACCGTCAAGTTGCTGAACTCCCTAAACCAAAGATTCAGAAAGTTTTCATTAAACCTGTTATAGAAAAGGTCTTGCGACTGATGGAAAGTGAATTTCAGAATAAAAAGATCACACTTACTACCAACATCAGAGAGTATCAGATCATGGCCGATGAAAAAATGCTGGAAAGAAGCCTGATTAATTTGCTTACCAATGCACTACATGCTATTGAAGAAATAGATGACGGAAAAATAATAATCCATACTGATCAGCAGAATACAAGGACTGTAATTCGTATAGAAGACAACGGGATTGGGATTAATGAACAGATCTCAGACAAAATATTTCTTCCTTTCTTCACGACAAGAACCAACGGCTCCGGAATTGGACTTACATTAACCAAAAGTATTATGGATGCCCATCATGGTTATATTACCTTCCGAAAGCAGGAGCGGGGAAGTGTTTTTGAATTGTGGTTTGTGTAG
- a CDS encoding sigma-54-dependent transcriptional regulator, with amino-acid sequence MRKKTARILIVDDDEDILFSARVWLKKFFTDVKTLNNPKKILPALSEEVFDVVLLDMNFRKGFENGQDGLYWMSEVKEISPEMPIILMTAYGEVELAVEALKLGASDFILKPWNNEKLYASVNLAVEVSRKNKKLHQWENIQQSDQNYILESNSKAVQDILQAIDKIAPTDANVLLLGENGTGKYVLAEQIHRKSLRNKEPFVHIDLGSISEGLFEAEIFGYKKGAFTDAGADTAGKIENAQGGTVFLDEIGNLPLHLQAKLLTLIQNKKLSRIGETRERPMDVRFIFATNENLQQKVSEFLFRQDLYFRINTVEITIPPLRGRLEDMLLFTQYFLAKYQNKYHKTLSLSDDGIKELCSYHWPGNIRELEHTMERSVILSDQGTLQLSLPKLMENDSQVLPDVLNIEEMEEILIRKALKKHQGNISSAAEDLGLSRAALYRRMEKFGI; translated from the coding sequence ATGCGAAAGAAAACAGCCAGAATATTAATTGTTGACGACGATGAAGACATCCTTTTCTCTGCAAGAGTGTGGCTGAAAAAGTTTTTCACAGATGTAAAAACATTAAATAATCCAAAAAAAATCCTTCCTGCACTTTCCGAAGAGGTGTTCGATGTGGTTCTTCTCGATATGAATTTCAGAAAAGGTTTTGAAAACGGACAGGATGGCTTATACTGGATGAGTGAGGTGAAGGAAATTTCTCCTGAAATGCCTATTATCCTGATGACCGCTTATGGCGAAGTAGAACTTGCTGTAGAAGCATTGAAGTTAGGCGCTTCCGACTTTATTCTGAAACCGTGGAATAATGAAAAATTGTATGCTTCCGTAAATCTGGCTGTTGAGGTTTCCCGAAAAAATAAAAAGCTGCACCAATGGGAAAACATTCAGCAAAGTGACCAAAATTATATTTTGGAGAGTAACTCTAAAGCTGTACAGGATATTCTCCAGGCCATTGATAAAATTGCGCCTACTGATGCTAATGTGCTTTTGTTAGGTGAAAATGGTACCGGAAAATATGTTTTGGCTGAACAAATCCACCGGAAATCTCTGCGCAATAAAGAACCTTTTGTACATATTGATTTGGGAAGTATTTCTGAGGGACTTTTTGAAGCAGAAATCTTTGGGTATAAAAAAGGAGCATTTACGGATGCGGGAGCTGATACTGCCGGGAAAATAGAGAATGCTCAGGGAGGAACTGTTTTTTTGGATGAGATCGGAAATCTGCCGCTTCATCTGCAGGCTAAACTACTTACTCTTATTCAGAATAAGAAGCTATCCCGTATTGGAGAAACAAGAGAACGCCCAATGGATGTCCGTTTTATTTTTGCAACCAATGAAAACCTTCAGCAAAAGGTGAGTGAATTTTTATTCAGGCAGGATCTCTATTTCAGGATTAATACGGTTGAAATTACGATTCCACCTTTGCGGGGGCGTCTGGAGGATATGCTTTTATTTACTCAATACTTTCTGGCCAAATATCAAAATAAATATCATAAAACCTTATCTCTTTCTGATGATGGGATTAAAGAATTATGCAGTTACCATTGGCCCGGGAATATTCGTGAACTGGAACATACAATGGAAAGAAGTGTCATTCTTTCTGATCAGGGAACCCTACAATTATCGCTGCCTAAACTTATGGAGAATGATTCGCAGGTACTTCCTGATGTCCTGAATATAGAGGAAATGGAAGAAATTCTGATCAGAAAAGCATTAAAAAAGCACCAGGGAAATATCTCTTCTGCAGCAGAAGATCTTGGACTCTCCCGTGCCGCATTATATCGCAGAATGGAAAAATTCGGAATCTGA
- a CDS encoding efflux RND transporter periplasmic adaptor subunit — translation MDTKIEKKRSKLKIILPVIAGIAILGLFLSYFFQQKKTFNVKEEDIQIEKVTKGKFEDMMMITAQTQSLNSSLVNVMEGGAVKEVYTEDGKMVTKGEPLARVYNPNTEFNFMSQETGIMQQISQMRNTLLELKNQEFTQNKEILQSQNDYNTALQNYNLQKRLYDAEIGRKTDYDMAQQNLAYQQKRKQIVEQNILNEKHSRDSQIAAVNTSISQMEKSLSVLRNNKNNFLILAPATGRLSSFTISLGQSLTTGQSIGKIDLMDGYKLIAKVDEYYINKLHIGIKGILESNGKEYKVIVSKVLPEVIQGQFSAELNFTDDKPNDLKIGMTFGVKLKLSADTQNLMIPKGNFFKDTNGKWIFAVEKGKAVRKSISLGRENPLYYEVVSGLKEGEMVIVSDYSDYKKYEILDIKK, via the coding sequence ATGGATACGAAAATAGAAAAAAAAAGATCTAAACTCAAAATTATTCTTCCTGTGATTGCCGGAATTGCAATCCTCGGATTGTTTTTGAGCTATTTTTTCCAGCAGAAAAAGACTTTCAATGTAAAAGAAGAGGATATACAAATTGAGAAGGTCACCAAAGGTAAGTTTGAAGATATGATGATGATTACAGCACAGACACAATCCTTAAACTCATCTTTGGTCAATGTAATGGAGGGTGGAGCCGTAAAAGAAGTCTATACAGAGGATGGGAAAATGGTGACTAAGGGAGAGCCTCTCGCCAGAGTCTATAACCCGAATACCGAATTCAATTTTATGAGTCAGGAAACGGGAATTATGCAGCAGATCAGCCAGATGCGAAATACTTTGTTAGAACTGAAAAACCAGGAGTTCACCCAAAACAAAGAAATCCTGCAATCACAAAATGATTATAATACGGCATTACAAAATTATAACCTGCAAAAAAGATTATATGATGCTGAAATAGGCAGGAAGACAGATTATGATATGGCGCAGCAGAATCTGGCCTATCAACAGAAAAGAAAACAAATCGTGGAACAGAACATCCTCAATGAAAAGCATTCCCGTGATTCACAGATTGCTGCAGTCAATACTTCTATTAGTCAAATGGAAAAAAGCCTGAGTGTATTGAGAAATAATAAAAACAACTTCTTGATTTTAGCTCCTGCTACCGGAAGGCTATCTTCCTTTACGATCTCATTGGGTCAAAGTCTCACGACAGGACAAAGCATCGGAAAGATAGACCTGATGGACGGATATAAGCTTATAGCTAAAGTCGATGAATATTACATCAATAAGCTTCATATCGGAATTAAAGGAATATTGGAGAGCAATGGAAAAGAATATAAAGTGATAGTCTCTAAAGTTTTACCGGAAGTAATACAAGGCCAATTTTCTGCTGAACTTAATTTTACAGATGACAAACCCAATGACCTAAAAATAGGGATGACCTTTGGTGTCAAACTAAAACTTTCGGCAGATACACAAAATTTGATGATTCCTAAGGGAAATTTCTTTAAAGACACCAATGGAAAGTGGATCTTTGCAGTAGAAAAAGGTAAAGCGGTTCGTAAGAGTATCAGCCTGGGTAGAGAAAACCCATTGTATTATGAAGTTGTATCCGGTCTAAAGGAAGGAGAAATGGTGATCGTATCAGATTATTCTGATTATAAAAAATATGAAATACTGGATATAAAAAAATAA
- a CDS encoding head GIN domain-containing protein: MKKIHLSFIIICSIITFCTTVKANDNNHTDRNHFYNREILETKTFNIQNFSGVKVSQNIKVEIIKSDIEKVVATSKYIQYLNLEVKDGVLNIYYDNTKNLKLSNTSTKIVIYARKIESLEASNSGHIKVPNAFSSNNLQITLSSSGKISGDFTSKSLNIDANSAGKFEGNISTQNLNGTASSAGQIILTGKTRYAKLEVNSSGKIDGDDFEAGEITALASSTGYISVIVDQKITAHASSNGKIRYQALHGIDVVAQINQTSGGSINPF; this comes from the coding sequence ATGAAAAAAATACACCTATCATTCATCATAATATGCAGTATTATAACATTTTGTACAACTGTAAAAGCAAACGATAATAACCATACCGACAGAAATCATTTCTACAATCGAGAGATATTGGAGACTAAAACCTTCAACATACAAAATTTTAGCGGTGTAAAAGTTTCGCAAAACATAAAAGTGGAGATTATAAAATCGGATATAGAAAAAGTAGTAGCAACCAGTAAGTATATACAATACCTGAATCTGGAAGTAAAAGATGGTGTACTCAATATATATTATGACAACACAAAGAATCTCAAATTGAGTAATACCAGTACTAAAATAGTAATCTATGCAAGAAAAATAGAAAGCCTGGAAGCTTCCAATTCGGGACACATTAAAGTACCCAATGCATTTTCCAGTAATAACCTTCAGATTACGTTGAGCAGTTCCGGTAAGATATCAGGTGACTTTACAAGTAAATCTCTAAACATTGACGCCAACAGCGCCGGAAAGTTTGAAGGAAATATCAGCACACAAAACCTGAATGGAACAGCCTCTTCTGCAGGTCAAATTATATTGACCGGAAAGACCAGGTATGCGAAACTGGAAGTCAATAGTTCCGGTAAAATAGATGGAGACGACTTTGAGGCTGGAGAGATCACTGCGCTGGCATCATCCACCGGATATATTTCGGTGATTGTAGATCAGAAAATTACGGCCCATGCTTCATCCAATGGTAAAATCCGTTATCAGGCTCTTCATGGTATTGATGTAGTAGCCCAAATCAATCAAACCTCAGGAGGAAGTATCAATCCTTTTTAA
- a CDS encoding FtsX-like permease family protein encodes MLKNWIKISLTHYKKNWLTTVINLLGLSIGLTIFLLVFLNWQDERSYEKWIPNGDNVYFVEIQNGKDSYVSQVNYPLLYTSPKVFSEINNYTVTNIWPEMKSKLVVDNRSVYTTPIIATEDFFKVLQFPKIAGSYENILVDNVSTALSEDTAKQLFGKDYLHSIGKTIVSDSDGSKYVVQAIYKLPTETENTVFQGGFVIRDPFINDSKENWTNYNYCGFFKIKPNTDIAKLEEKLSKWDNDNERLENKKSGWAVDDRDPIKVHLTNLRDMKLDAKGSGIMKGDKKSIIILISLAGLILLLSGINFINLNTAQASQRAKEVGIRKALGSSKGKLVTQFLLEALMMYAAAFIISMVILELLLPSYSKFLGKEIKVEGFQVYVYATLIVLSFALISGIIPAVYLSSFKPIQTLKGNFARSRHGIWLRNIILSLQLIISSFFIICSLIVYKQVNYMMEKNLGFNGDQVFQINFKKTNFIDGNYNQRKYELYKDKIKHFPGVVDVTGSTQSIGDGLRNFSGAKYKRDSTKTTGAGIGAIDFNYLKFYNIKFVVGRDLNPKMTTDTMRGLVVNEAFVKSMGWNNTEALGKEIWSGIAPNSTDMLITGVIKDFYYGGVQDKVNPVMFFNYQRYWTKNQMTNLQIKLSGDHIAENTERIKKYWETEVEPGYPFEGNFVNKNFAKTFDKFKKQRLLFSILNSVVLIVALLGLFALSSLMIEQKLKDVAIKKTLGASDGTLIKDLTKKFLWITLLAVFVSIPISYYFINEWLKDFAYRIEMPWWPYFLSLVILLLLTFLVVSIKAYRTTKVELVKYLKYE; translated from the coding sequence ATGTTAAAAAATTGGATTAAAATATCACTAACCCATTATAAAAAGAACTGGCTTACCACAGTAATCAACCTTTTAGGACTGTCCATTGGTTTAACTATATTTCTGCTGGTTTTTCTAAACTGGCAGGATGAAAGGTCCTATGAAAAATGGATTCCCAATGGGGATAATGTATATTTCGTGGAAATACAAAACGGAAAAGACAGCTATGTTTCTCAAGTCAATTATCCTCTTTTGTATACTTCGCCTAAAGTATTCTCCGAGATCAACAATTATACGGTAACCAATATATGGCCGGAAATGAAAAGTAAATTAGTTGTAGACAATCGTTCTGTATATACAACCCCCATTATTGCCACTGAAGATTTCTTTAAAGTACTCCAATTCCCTAAAATAGCGGGAAGCTATGAAAATATCCTGGTAGATAATGTATCTACAGCTCTTTCTGAAGATACAGCCAAACAGCTTTTCGGGAAAGATTATCTCCATAGTATCGGGAAAACAATAGTATCAGATAGTGACGGTAGCAAATATGTAGTACAGGCAATTTATAAACTGCCTACGGAAACAGAAAATACGGTATTTCAAGGCGGTTTTGTAATTCGCGACCCTTTTATTAATGATAGTAAAGAGAACTGGACCAACTATAATTATTGTGGTTTTTTTAAAATAAAACCCAATACAGATATTGCTAAGCTGGAAGAAAAGCTTTCTAAATGGGATAATGATAATGAAAGACTTGAAAATAAAAAAAGCGGATGGGCTGTTGATGACAGGGATCCTATTAAAGTTCATTTAACCAATCTTCGGGATATGAAACTGGATGCTAAAGGTTCCGGAATAATGAAAGGTGATAAAAAATCCATTATAATTTTGATATCCCTGGCAGGCCTCATTCTGCTATTATCGGGAATCAATTTTATTAATCTCAATACAGCACAAGCCTCACAACGAGCTAAAGAGGTTGGAATTCGTAAAGCCTTGGGCAGTTCTAAAGGAAAATTAGTTACACAGTTTTTATTAGAAGCACTCATGATGTATGCCGCTGCCTTTATCATTTCTATGGTTATATTAGAATTACTCTTACCATCATATAGTAAGTTTTTAGGAAAAGAAATTAAGGTAGAAGGTTTCCAGGTCTATGTCTATGCAACTCTTATTGTACTAAGTTTTGCTCTTATTTCCGGGATTATTCCAGCAGTTTATCTTTCTAGTTTTAAGCCTATTCAGACCCTAAAGGGAAACTTTGCCCGGAGCAGGCATGGGATCTGGCTCCGAAATATAATTCTATCATTACAGCTTATCATCTCTTCATTTTTTATTATCTGCTCACTGATTGTCTATAAACAAGTGAATTATATGATGGAGAAAAACCTAGGATTTAATGGAGACCAGGTTTTTCAGATCAATTTTAAAAAGACCAATTTTATTGATGGAAACTATAACCAAAGAAAATACGAACTATACAAAGATAAAATAAAACATTTCCCTGGCGTAGTAGACGTTACAGGTTCAACACAGAGCATAGGCGACGGTCTTAGAAATTTTTCTGGAGCCAAATATAAAAGAGATTCTACAAAAACTACAGGAGCCGGAATCGGAGCCATAGACTTTAACTACTTAAAATTTTATAACATAAAATTCGTGGTCGGCCGGGATCTTAATCCAAAAATGACCACCGATACAATGAGAGGTTTAGTGGTTAATGAAGCCTTTGTGAAAAGTATGGGCTGGAATAATACTGAAGCTCTAGGCAAAGAGATCTGGAGTGGCATAGCTCCTAATAGTACTGACATGCTGATTACTGGAGTGATAAAAGATTTCTATTACGGAGGAGTACAAGACAAAGTCAACCCGGTAATGTTCTTTAATTATCAAAGATACTGGACCAAAAACCAAATGACCAATTTACAAATTAAGCTTTCCGGAGATCATATTGCCGAGAATACAGAACGTATCAAGAAATATTGGGAAACAGAAGTAGAACCAGGCTATCCTTTTGAAGGAAATTTTGTTAATAAAAATTTTGCCAAAACCTTTGACAAATTTAAAAAGCAGAGATTATTATTTTCTATTCTTAATTCAGTAGTACTCATCGTGGCGCTTTTAGGATTGTTTGCTTTGTCTTCTTTAATGATTGAACAAAAGCTAAAAGATGTAGCTATTAAGAAAACCCTTGGAGCATCAGATGGAACACTAATCAAAGACCTCACTAAAAAGTTTCTTTGGATTACTCTATTGGCTGTGTTTGTGAGCATTCCGATCAGCTATTATTTTATCAATGAATGGCTGAAAGATTTTGCCTATCGTATAGAAATGCCGTGGTGGCCATATTTCTTAAGCCTGGTCATTCTTTTATTGTTAACATTTCTTGTCGTGAGTATCAAAGCATATCGGACAACCAAAGTAGAACTGGTAAAGTATTTAAAATATGAATAA
- a CDS encoding ABC transporter permease, giving the protein MVRNWLKIALTSYRKNWLTTVINLLGLSIGLTIFLLVFLNWQDDKSYEKWVPQGENVYYLERQIDKNFYNSVSSYPMLETSHKLFPEIQEFSVINFWDVNKSRLLAEGRSSYASNGGVTEGFFKVLPFPLIAGSYQNIFADDHSVALSEDVAKQLFGEGYKQSIGKIVFREEGGKKLVVQAVYKLPNEKENTIFRPGFLTRETNVDPNKQTWSNNSFFGFFRIKPGTNISVLEDQLSKLQVQQLNIELAKDGWPQVKSIKIRLVNIRDMRLDAKSGGLEGSDKKSILILLSLAVLILLLSGINFINLNTAQASQRAKEVGIRKSLGSSKGQLILQFLLEALLLYITAFLISMVLIELLLPIYGKFLGKTIRIEGTQLYIYTLLIVLGFAFVSGIIPAVYLANFKPIQTLKGNFTRSKNGIWLRNSILTLQLIISSFFIISSLIIYKQVDHMMEKDLGFHGDQVYQINFKKISWDDNFNMRKYQLYKEKIKTFPGVIDITGSSQTIGNRVNSTSSVKYKRDSTKYVDAGVGAIDLNFMKFYQIKFLAGKDFNPNITSDTTRGIVVNEAFIRTIGWPQQEAIGKEMSSGMDDKSHSLMIIGVVKDFYYGGVEDKVPPMMFFNYDRYWTRNNLTNLQIKLSGDHIAENIERIKQYWEKEVEPGYPFEGNFVNKNFERNFDKFKKQRLLFSILNSVVLIVALLGLFALSSLMIEQKLKDIAIKKTLGASDGILIKDLTQKFLWITLFAVFISIPISYYFINEWLKDFAYRIEMPWWPYALSMVILLLLTFLVVSIKAYRATKVEMIKYLKYE; this is encoded by the coding sequence ATGGTACGCAACTGGTTGAAAATAGCACTCACTAGTTATAGAAAGAACTGGCTTACTACGGTAATCAACCTATTAGGCTTATCTATCGGGTTAACGATATTCCTGCTGGTTTTTCTAAACTGGCAGGATGACAAGTCCTATGAAAAATGGGTTCCCCAGGGGGAAAATGTTTACTATCTGGAACGACAAATAGATAAAAACTTTTATAATTCTGTCTCAAGCTATCCTATGTTAGAGACCTCGCATAAATTGTTTCCAGAAATCCAGGAATTTTCTGTTATTAATTTTTGGGACGTCAACAAATCTCGCTTACTTGCAGAAGGACGCTCGAGCTATGCGAGCAACGGAGGGGTAACAGAAGGCTTTTTTAAGGTACTCCCCTTTCCTTTAATTGCAGGCAGCTATCAAAACATTTTTGCAGATGATCATTCTGTTGCACTTTCTGAAGATGTGGCAAAACAACTTTTTGGTGAAGGTTATAAACAAAGCATTGGGAAAATAGTCTTCAGGGAAGAAGGCGGGAAAAAACTTGTTGTACAGGCAGTTTATAAGCTTCCTAATGAGAAAGAAAATACAATTTTTCGTCCGGGGTTTCTAACAAGAGAAACCAATGTCGATCCCAACAAGCAGACCTGGAGTAACAATAGTTTTTTTGGATTTTTCCGTATAAAGCCTGGTACCAACATATCCGTGTTAGAAGACCAACTTTCTAAATTACAAGTCCAACAATTGAATATAGAATTAGCCAAAGATGGCTGGCCCCAGGTTAAGTCCATAAAAATAAGACTGGTCAATATCCGGGATATGCGATTAGATGCTAAAAGTGGCGGTTTAGAAGGAAGTGATAAAAAGTCAATTTTGATATTATTATCCCTGGCGGTACTTATTTTATTGCTTTCCGGGATCAACTTTATCAATCTTAATACAGCCCAGGCATCACAAAGGGCCAAAGAAGTTGGTATTCGAAAATCTTTGGGAAGCTCTAAAGGACAGCTTATTTTGCAGTTTTTACTCGAAGCATTGCTGCTGTACATTACTGCATTCCTTATTTCTATGGTGCTGATAGAATTACTCTTACCCATATATGGGAAGTTTTTAGGCAAAACGATCCGAATAGAAGGCACACAACTATATATCTATACGCTACTGATTGTCCTGGGATTTGCTTTCGTTTCAGGAATTATTCCGGCAGTTTATCTTGCTAACTTTAAACCTATACAGACTTTAAAAGGAAATTTCACCAGAAGTAAAAATGGCATATGGTTGCGAAATTCTATTTTAACGCTACAACTGATTATTTCTTCTTTCTTTATTATTTCATCTCTAATTATCTATAAACAAGTGGATCATATGATGGAAAAGGACTTGGGATTCCATGGCGATCAGGTGTACCAGATTAATTTTAAGAAGATATCCTGGGATGATAATTTCAATATGCGAAAATATCAGTTATATAAAGAAAAAATAAAGACTTTCCCCGGAGTGATAGACATTACAGGCTCATCTCAAACGATAGGGAATAGAGTGAATAGCACCTCGTCTGTCAAATACAAACGAGATTCAACCAAATATGTAGATGCGGGAGTAGGTGCAATAGATCTTAATTTTATGAAATTCTATCAAATCAAGTTCTTAGCCGGAAAAGATTTTAATCCCAATATTACCAGTGATACTACACGCGGCATCGTCGTTAATGAAGCTTTTATTCGAACAATAGGATGGCCCCAGCAAGAAGCTATTGGAAAAGAAATGTCCAGTGGGATGGATGACAAATCACATAGTTTGATGATTATAGGAGTTGTAAAGGATTTTTATTACGGGGGCGTAGAAGATAAAGTACCACCAATGATGTTTTTTAACTATGACCGATATTGGACCAGAAACAACCTCACCAATTTACAAATTAAACTTTCCGGAGACCATATTGCCGAGAATATAGAACGTATTAAACAGTACTGGGAAAAAGAAGTAGAACCCGGATATCCTTTTGAAGGAAACTTTGTCAATAAAAACTTTGAGAGAAACTTTGATAAATTTAAAAAGCAGCGGTTATTATTTTCTATTCTCAATTCAGTAGTACTCATCGTGGCACTTTTAGGATTGTTTGCTCTATCCTCATTAATGATTGAACAAAAACTGAAAGATATAGCCATTAAAAAAACATTAGGTGCATCAGATGGAATATTAATCAAAGATTTAACCCAAAAGTTTCTCTGGATTACACTGTTCGCTGTATTTATAAGCATTCCGATCAGCTATTACTTTATCAATGAATGGCTGAAAGACTTTGCCTATCGTATAGAAATGCCTTGGTGGCCTTATGCCTTAAGTATGGTGATTCTTTTACTGTTAACGTTCTTGGTGGTAAGTATCAAAGCCTATAGAGCGACCAAAGTTGAGATGATCAAGTATTTGAAGTATGAATAA